The following proteins are co-located in the Leptodactylus fuscus isolate aLepFus1 chromosome 8, aLepFus1.hap2, whole genome shotgun sequence genome:
- the LOC142217577 gene encoding uncharacterized protein LOC142217577 isoform X1, which translates to MDIFQLRNSILSFSLAGGPRGDQGYSRVLLQLFGYTGHGKSSLINSCKYVLDDGERFLPYAVAGEKTDGGAMTMLRKAYNLTENISIVDNRGYTTMNSFQRAEVYSQLGNFMPIGEEVMWSDNYLDMMSKLEDAELNPNYSDFIVPILVYSATNSLTSDEKLEVKRFMDNCVKLTGVFPIIVITKKTSGDFILIEKAFQLMGAEVIISVENYTKDDHIKTQGRTRDILMIIHKALTDVTFRLGQERNAREDWVRRKKFLLEYIHKADQEKREQEIRREEEEKRRYAENRPRQSTEREETA; encoded by the exons ATGGACATCTTCCAGCTACGAAACAGTATTCTCAGCTTCAGCCTGGCTGGAGGCCCTCGTGGTGACCAAGGATACTCCCGAGTCCTCCTGCAGCTCTTCGGTTACACCGGTCATGGCAAATCCTCCTTAATTAATTCCTGTAAGTACGTGCTGGATGATGGAGAAAGGTTTTTGCCATATGCTGTTGCTGGAGAAAAaacagatggaggagccatgaCTATGTTAAGGAAAGCCTACAACCTAACAGAGAACATCTCCATCGTGGACAACAGAGGGTACACCACCATGAACAGTTTTCAGAGAGCGGAAGTTTACTCCcaactgg GAAACTTCATGCCCATTGGTGAGGAGGTTATGTGGTCAGATAACTACTTAGACATGATGTCCAAGCTGGAAGATGCTGAACTGAACCCGAACTACTCCGATTTCATTGTCCCCATTCTAGTATACAG TGCCACAAATTCCCTGACAAGTGACGAAAAACTAGAAGTGAAACGATTTATGGATAACTGTGTGAAATTGACAG GAGTCTTCCCCATCATTGTCATCACCAAAAAAACCAGCGGAGACTTCATTTTGATTGAAAAGGCATTCCAGCTTATGGGTGCTGAGGTTATTATATCTGTAGAGAACTACACCAAGGACGATCATATCAAGACTCAGGGAAGAACCCGAGATATCCTGATGATTATTCACAAAGCCCTAACAGATGTCACATTCCGCCTGGGGCAGGAAAGAAACGCCCGGGAAGACTGGGTGCGGAGGAAGAAGTTCCTGCTGGAATATATACACAAGGCTGACCAGGAGAAGAGAGAACAAGAAATaagaagagaggaagaagaaaagagaagatATGCAGAAAATAGA CCGAGACAGTCCACAGAAAGAGAAGAGACAGCCTAG